The genomic interval CCACCTCGGTTGGACCTGCACCGGGATAAGTCGTAGTGATGGTGATTTCCGGGCGATCGCCACCGGGTTGTAATTCCAGGGGCAGGCGAAATAACGCAAATACCCCCAACATTGCCAGGAGGCAGAACAACACAAAGGTGCCATGCCGCCAGCGCACCGCGAGTTCAATAAAATTCATTGGTTTAGCCCTCTACCCAGCTTTAGCTTTTGTTGTTCTGCACGACTTTCACGGGGGCACCATCCCGCAGGCTATCGCCACCCCGCAAGACAATTTCCTGTCCCGGTCTTAACTCATTGCTGTAAATGGCAACGGTGTCACCCATGTCGGTCACCATTTCTACGGAAATTTGTTTGGCTTTGCCATCGGCGATCGCAAATAACAACCACTGGTTTTGCCGTTGGGTCAGCGCATCGCGGGAAACGACGAAGCTGGTGCGATTGGAAGGTAAGTCCAGGGTGCCTGTAATCGCCATGCCAGGAAGTAATCGCTGTCCGGCATTATCTAAACGCACCCGCACTCGTTGCCGCCGGGAAGTAGAATCCGCCGCTGGGACCACTGCCGTGATCGTGGTGCGTTGCCGCCACTGGGGTAATGCCCGCGAGGTCAGTTGAATGGGCATTCCTGCTGTGACGCGCCCGGTTAACTCTTCTGGTAATTCCAAAAAAATATCCAGGCGATCGCCCGCAATCAAGGACACGATTTCACCATTGCTTTCCACATAATCCCCCCGGCTCACCAAGCGTCGCTCCACCACTCCGGCAGAGGTTGCCTTGACCTGAGTCCGCAGTTGGGTCAATCTGGCTTGATTCACTTCCGCCTGTGCCGCTGCCACATTCGCCCGTTGCGCTGCAATTTCTTCTCGAATCGGTCCCGCCTGCGCCTCTGCCAGTTCTGCCTGGGCTTCCAGTCGTGCGCCCTTTGCAGCATCCACTGCCGATCGCGCTTCGACCAGCGATCGCTGAGAGAACGCCCCCTCTCGTACCAGACCTTCTATCCGATTCAGGTTATCGATCGCTTCCTGTTCCCGCGCTGAGGCTGCACCTAAGGCACCTTTCCGTTGAGCAATAATTTCGGGACGGGTTCCTACCGTTAAGCGGGCGAGGTTGCTGCGTTGTTGCGCCAGACGAGCCTGGGCCTGCGACAACGCCAATTGTTGATCGGCATCATCCAATACCGCGATCGTCATGCCGGGTGTCACACGATCGCCGGGTTGCACCAACAATTCCTGGATGACTCCGCTGGTTTGAGCGCGGACTGTTGCCCGTTCTGATGCTTCCACTTGTCCCAACAGTTGTACTGGTCGGGCAGAGGTGCCTGAGGTCAGGGCAATGGTTTCAACCGCTCTAGGCGGTGGTCCTTGTTGGGCAACGGCAGGCTGGGAGGTTGAACTGGCTGTTAGCGATCGCCAGGTGGCAAAACCACCGGTTGCCAGTACGATTGCCAGGACCAACCATAACCAGCGTTTTTGCGGCCCTGGCTGGGAATCCACCGTTTCAACGACAGATGTGTCAGTCATTGGGGGTTCAGAAACAGCATTCGACTGCTCAGAAGTCGGAACCGAAGAGTCAGCGTTGCTCATAGTTCGCAGGGGTTGAAAGAACAGAAAACAGATACGGTATGCCTGTCATGTTCCAAAGTTTTAAGGAAGTGGATAAATCACAGGTAAAGACTTTGTGAAAAAACTTTTATATTTGCTTTACTATTGCTGTTTGTTCGTGCTCGCTTGCTTTAGAGGATGTTTGAAAAGGTATGGACTGTAAGATGCAACACTCAGAGATCCCCCCTAACCCCCCTTAAAAAGTAGGGTTGATTCATTCTAGTAGAGGATTATTAAGCTAGATCAGGAGGACATATAGATACCCGTTTCCAAAGCTCATCATGACTCTCATTGAAGCTCTCAAAACCATTCCTGACCATCGACGTGGTGCTGGATAGCGCTATCCGCTCTGGGTGTTTCTGTTGTTAATCATTCTGGGAACAATGAGCGGCTATCGCGGTTATCGTGGGTTAACTCGCTTTATGCTACGACATCAAGAGACCCTCTCCGAACAGTTAGGGTTACGACGAGCAGCATTACCGAGTTATTCAACGATTCGACGGTTATTGCTAGAGATTGACTTTAATGCGGTTGCCGATGCATTCAACAGTTGGGCACAAACAGCAGGATTAATGCAAGCTGGAGAAAACTGTGCGGTGGATGGCAAAAGCTTGAGGAATACGGTTAACAATGCTCATGGTTCAGAGCAAAACTTTGTTAACGTCGTCTCGGTGTTCCAACTGGAGCAAGGATTGGTGGTGGGGCAAGCGGCTTTTGACAATGGGGACAGAAGCGAGATTCAGGTAGTCTATGACCTGTTAGAGCGATTGCAGTTATCGGGAGTCACGATCAGCTTGGATGCTTTGCACGCCCCAAAAAACAGTTGAGTTGATTCATCAGCAGGGTAATGATTATGTGATTACCGTTAAAGCCAATCAGAAGACGCTTTATCAACAATTGCAGGCATTGGCACAAAGTGATGAAGTCGTGAGTGTTCATCTCGATAGCGAAACCACTCGTAGTCGTCAAACGACCCGCATTGCGTCAGTCTTTCCCTTGCCTGATGCGTTCAAAGACCAGTGGAGCGGTGCCCAACAGGGAGTCGAGGTGATTCGCTGCGGTCATCGTCAAGGGCAACCGTATTTAGAGCATCGCTACTACATCACCAGTTGGACGGAC from Kovacikia minuta CCNUW1 carries:
- a CDS encoding efflux RND transporter periplasmic adaptor subunit: MSNADSSVPTSEQSNAVSEPPMTDTSVVETVDSQPGPQKRWLWLVLAIVLATGGFATWRSLTASSTSQPAVAQQGPPPRAVETIALTSGTSARPVQLLGQVEASERATVRAQTSGVIQELLVQPGDRVTPGMTIAVLDDADQQLALSQAQARLAQQRSNLARLTVGTRPEIIAQRKGALGAASAREQEAIDNLNRIEGLVREGAFSQRSLVEARSAVDAAKGARLEAQAELAEAQAGPIREEIAAQRANVAAAQAEVNQARLTQLRTQVKATSAGVVERRLVSRGDYVESNGEIVSLIAGDRLDIFLELPEELTGRVTAGMPIQLTSRALPQWRQRTTITAVVPAADSTSRRQRVRVRLDNAGQRLLPGMAITGTLDLPSNRTSFVVSRDALTQRQNQWLLFAIADGKAKQISVEMVTDMGDTVAIYSNELRPGQEIVLRGGDSLRDGAPVKVVQNNKS